A single Pyxicephalus adspersus chromosome 8, UCB_Pads_2.0, whole genome shotgun sequence DNA region contains:
- the EMP1 gene encoding epithelial membrane protein 1 encodes MLVMLAGVFVVHVAITIMLYVATISNVWIKFNDGSGSEGIWKTCKATVCVSIYDNMRAGNEASMGAVQAFMILSIIFCCFALISFIAQLFTMEKGSRFFITGGLMLFCWLCILIGVSIYTARFANSTPETYHAYCYILTWICFCLSFILGILYMILRKK; translated from the exons ATGTTGGTTATGCTAGCAGGTGTGTTTGTGGTCCATGTTGCCATCACTATAATGCTCTATGTTGCCACTATTTCCAAT GTTTGGATAAAATTCAACGATGGAAGTGGGTCAGAAGGCATTTGGAAGACATGCAAAGCTACGGTTTGTGTGTCTATATATGATAATATGCGGGCTGGAAAtg AGGCTTCTATGGGAGCAGTTCAAGCGTTTATGATCCTGTCCATTATCTTCTGCTGTTTTGCACTAATTTCATTTATTGCACAACTCTTCACAATGGAAAAAGGATCTCGCTTCTTCATCACAGGAGGTCTCATGCTTTTCTGTT GGCTCTGCATCTTGATTGGAGTTTCAATCTATACAGCCAGATTTGCAAATTCTACTCCTGAAACTTACCATGCATATTGCTATATTTTGACGTGGATCTGTTTTTGTCTCAGCTTCATACTTGGAATTCTCTATATGATCCTGCGgaagaaataa